The DNA window CGGGTCGCGCAGCCGGTTTGCCTGCCCGACAGCGATCAGCCGTGGACCCGCCGGTTCGATTCGGCCGACCCCATCTGGGGTGGACCGGCCGCCGGTCCCGATCAGTCGCCGGGCGATGTTGAGGTACTGGTGCAACCCGAATCATTATTGCTCTACACCAACCACGCCGACGATCTATGATGTGTCTCAGACAGCATCCTGCTGTCGAAGCTGCGATAGCGGCTAATCAAGTCATCCGCTACGACAGCAAGGATGCTGTCTGAGACAAATCATAGACCATGGTGTCGGGGCTGGCGTTTCTGCTCTGACACCCGGGCTCAAATCCTCATAAACCATCGAAATACTCAACAATGACCCTTTCGCAGGGTTGCTTTGGTATGCATAATCTGATTAATACGTACCGAATACAACTCCACGCTGACTTCACTTTTGCCCATCTCGAAGCTATCCTACCCTATCTCAGGGCGTTAGGCGTCAAAACCATTTACGCGTCGCCCATTACCGAAGCGACGCCCGGTAGTGAGCACGGCTATGATGGTATCGACCCGGTGCGGATCGCGCCCGACCTCGGCACGCGGGCTGATCTGGAGCGCATCTGTCAGTGGCTGCACGACAATGATATGCAGTGGTTGCAGGACATTGTGCCCAACCACATGGCGTTTCACCCCGGCAACGCCTGGCTGACCGATGTGCTTGAAAAAGGTCCGCTGTCGCGCTACGCCCCTTATTTCGACACCGCGCTGGCGAGCGATCTGTTTGCGGGCCGTATTCGGGTGCCATTTCTGACCGAAACGCCCGAGCAGTTAATCGATCAGCACAAACTGACGCTGATTAGCTGTGATGGCCGGTTCGCGATCAGCGTCAATGACACCACCTACCCGTTGACGCCCCGCTCCTACGCGACTGTACTGGCAGGTAGCGATGCGCCGGATGCGATTCAGCAGCTACTCAGTCAGCTAACCGATCTGCACCGAACCGAAGACGCTGTCGCGTATGCGATTGCCTGGGATGAGTGGCGCGAACAACTGGCGGGTCTGACAAGCAATGCTGTGACCAATGCGTATATAGAGCAGCGTTTGCACCAGACAAACGCTGCTCCGGAGCAGTTACGCTCGATTCTTGACGGGCAGCAATACCAGCTCTGCCTGGCCAACGATGCGAATCAACACATCAACTACCGCCGATTTTTCACGGTTAGTGATTTGATCTGTCTGATGATGCAGAACGATACCGTCTTCGACGACTACCATCGACTGATTTTCGATCTGCTAAAAACGGGGGTAATCGATGGGCTGCGCGTCGACCACGTCGACGGCTTGTTTGCGCCGACCGCCTACCTGAACAAACTCCGGCAGGCCGTGGGCGAGGATACGTATATCGTCGTCGAGAAGATATTGCAGGCCGACGAAAGCCTTCCCGACGAATGGCCTGTGGCCGGTACGACGGGTTACGAATTTCTGGCCGCTACCAACAACCTGCTGACCGACGAACGGCAGGAATCCGCTTTTCAGCAGTTTTACGCCGAACAGACCGGTGACACAACGTCACTGACCGATCAGACATACGGGCGCAAGGCGTACCTGCTGTATCAGCAAATGGGGGGCGAACTGGAAAACCTCACCAACTACTACCATACGCTCGGCCTGATGAGCGAAGCCGAATCGGCGGAGTTGCCCGCGGGTTCCCTGAAACTGACCATTGGCGAGTGGCTGATTCGTTTTCCCGTATATCGCTATTTCGGCACTCAGTTTCCGTTGAAAGACGCCGAAGCGGACGCTCACCAAACAATCTTCGCTCAGATTCACGACGCACGCCCCGGCCTAAGCCGTACTGTCGACCAACTGGCAGAAACACTGCTCGGTCATTCCGGCGCGGCTGATACCGAACGGCGGCAACGGATCGCGCTGTTTTACCAACGGTGTATGCAGTATGCGGGGCCGCTGATGGCGAAGGGCGTTGAAGACACGTTGTTTTACACGAATAGTTGCTTTATCGGCCATAACGAAGTTGGCGATTCCGTTGAACGCTTTGGCCTGTCGGCGGATGGGTTTCACCGGTTCATTCAACAGCGGCAGCAGCATTGGCCCCTGACAATGAGCACCACAGCGACGCACGACACCAAACGGGGCGAAGATGTCCGGGCCCGGCTGGCCGTGCTGCCGGATGTCGCCGACGAGTGGTTTGCCGCCGTCCGCAGCTGGCAGGAACTTAACGCAACGGCCAAAACGGATGACGCCCCTAACTTCATCGATGAATACCTGATTTACCAGTCACTGCTCGGCTCCTATCCCATGCCCGGCACGGAAGACGACTTTGCCGACCGGATGCAGGCGTTCATGGAGAAAGCCCTGTCGGAAGCCAAGCGCCACACCGACGATGCTTACCAGCAGGTAACGACGTCGTTTACAGAGCAGCTACTCGACAAGAACCGGCCATTCTGGTCATCGTTCGAGTCGTTTTACCATAGCATAATCGATTTCGGCATTGTCAACTCGCTGGTGCAGAGTACGTTGAAATACACGACACCCGGCGTTCCCGACCTCTATCAGGGTAACGAAGGCTGGGATTTGAGTATGGTCGACCCCGACAATCGGCGTCCGGTACCCTACGAAAAACTTCAGCGTGATTTACAGACGCTGCTGGACCGGCCTGACAACACATCCGATACCTGCTGGCGCGACCTATGGGCAGATCGGTACAGCGGACGCGTCAAGCAGTGGCTAACCCATCAGCTACTCCAACATCGGCAGCAGCACCCGGCCCTGTTTTCGACTGGCGCGTACACCCCCGTAGTCGTGCAGGGGCGGTACGCAGCCAATGTACTGGCTTTTTTGCGAACCCAGGGAAACACGCGACTACTCGTCGTTGTCCCATTGAATGTGGCCCGGCTTTGTCGCGAGCAACAGGTCTACCTACCCGCCCTCGACTGGGCAGACACGACCGTGTTGCTACCGGAAACGTTATCCGTTCAGTGGACTAGCTGCCTGACAGACGCCGTTTTTAGTGCAGCCGATCGGTACACTGCGGGATCGCTGTTCGCTGCCTTCCCAATCGCCTGTCTGCTCAATTCTTCAGATCGGCAAACTGAGTCATAAGCTCATTAAAATACCTCTGAAAATTTTAATTTTCACCCCTGACCTCAGTCGGTTAATTGATCATATTCAGAGGTTTAAATAATATTATTTGAGCATTGGTGAAGAAAAATCGGCAAGCAATACTGTGCCGCTTTTCTTCACCAAAACAGCTCATCCGATCAATATTGACTGCGCTTTTGTTAATATCGGCTAATTCTAGATTTTCTATCATTCTTTGTGTAACTACCAATGTATCGAAGACTGATCATTTGCCAGGTATAATCATCGGTAGACCGGCAGATAAAAACAAGCAAGTGTTATAATTTGAACGGCACCACTTCTATCTAAATCTTATATCAGAGCCTGGTTTTATGTACAATTGTATTAACTAGTTTCATCTAATTAGTCAATTATCAATTCTGTTAATCATATAATAGAAAGGATGTCTAAGGAATGACTTAGTTCTATAAAAATAACAGCGTTGATTGATTCACATAAAAAATAATAGGAATTGTACCTTACAACATACAATTGATGTTGACTTTTATGCACTTATGTATTAATCATACTAAAAATAGTGCTACTCTCAGTTAAGTACTTTTTAATAACTACCAGACCTAATTGCAGTATTGGAATGCGCAACTAGTAAGCATTAATAGCTCTAGCAAATAAGTGACAATGACTGAACGGGCGACATATCATAAGCTGGCGACCTACCTAAGGCTACCGCTGGCATACCAGATCGTTCAGCAAAAGAAATTAGACAATAACTAGTTGATAGTCAAATCAATACTAATAGAAATTTCAGCATTGTTGATCGATTTATGGCATTTGGAGACTGCGTTATTTCTCAGTAAACGATCTTACCTGACACATATGCTAATTCACGCATTGTGCTCGTGTTGTCTCTATAATTTATCATATGCCACATCGATGTAAAATGTATCAGGAACGAAGTTCAACCACATGAGTCCATCCATTGTATACTGAGCGGATTATAACTTTACCTCTACGACTGGTTTTTTTCCGGTTCTGTGTTGGATTTGCGATACACAGTAGATCAGTCGGGGCGGTGCTTAAAGTCAAGCTATACGGTGACAGCCTTATCTCTTTCGTAAAAACGCATAGTAAAATTCATAAGTAACTAATTATCAGCAACCTGACTCTACGCAGAGTTTTATCGATAGATGAAGCACAAGGTTTGTTGAATCATGTATGTATTTATGTATGGTACCGCTGTGCTGCTAACTTCTACATGCGAATTCTATAAATCACTATTTAGGACATTACGTGGATAATTTATTTTTCTTGATTCCTTCCCCCAAAATAAAATACCCACTTAAGAAGAAACGGTCCTGTAGGATAATCCGCGCCAACACCGAATAGTACAATTAAAATAAAAATTCATTCTAGCTCATCAATAGACAAATATTGATAATCCATCATTTATTGCCCGTTCTTGTTTATTCTTAATACTCATGTAGTAACATACATCTTATCAGACAACAAATTTTTACAGCATCTATAAACAAGTAAACTGATTCCATTTGCCGGACGAAGGGCGGGAAGCCATGTTTTACTCCTAAAAGTTATTACTCTAAATTCGTTTGTCAAACCGAAGAGAAAATCAATTGGTCAATTATATTCTTTTAACTTTTCCTAGATAAATTTTTTCTGTAGTAGAGAGTAATCGACCAACCCAGCTATTTATCATTAACTACTGCTCACACCGACATGAACGACTCTTCAGAAACGATGTATTCACGGAACATGCTTTCTGGTCAGGCCGCTGTAAACCGACGCTTTAAAGTCCGTTATTCATCTGTGCCACGTACCAGTACGCTGAGCTGGCAGGAGAGCGAGGATTTCTTACCAGTTACTAAATCTGATCTGTACAGCAGTGCCGGAAAGCGGTTGGTTGATATACTTATTTCGTCACTGGTAATTCTGTTCGTACTAAGTTGGGTGATCCCGATAATCAGCTTATTTATCCTGTTTGATTCGCGAGGGCCTATCTTCTTTATTCAGCCAAGGACCGGACGGAGAGGCATCACATTTCCCTGTTTCAAGTTCCGCACGATGCAACATCAACCGGCAGCTCAGCGGCAACGGGAATTTAAGCAGACAGTGCAAAACGATAAGCGGGTGACCCGCACGGGGCGGTTTCTACGCCGGACTAATCTCGACGAACTGCCACAGTTTATTAACGTCCTGCTGGGCGACATGAGCATCGTTGGCCCCCGGCCACACGCAGTTCAGCACGACGCCTTCTACTGGGAATCGAGAGAGTATCGTAGCCGGTACAGCATCAAGCCGGGTATCACCGGGCTGGCGCAGATTCGGGGTTCGCGGGGCGAGACGGAGCAGGATCAGAAGATGTTTCATCGGGTGAAGTATGATCTGTTCTACGCCAGCCGGAAAAGCCTGAAGCTGGACACCGCCATCTTCTTCTGGACCATCGGCACCATGGTCAAGGGCGACAAAAACGCCTGGTAGATCAGCGGTTCCTGCCGCCAGTCAATACGCAACGGATCGCCCGTTGCTCAATCAACTAGTCCACATCATCAGTCGACAATGTATAAGAGTACTTTGTTTTTGCTGCTTATTGCTGTTGCATCAAGCTGTGTTTCCCCCCGTTCGGTCACCTATTTTCAGGGTAGCAAAGCGGTAGACAGTGCAAAAGTATCGCAGTTATTGCCCATTACCCCACCTAAAGTAACGATTCAGACCGGAGATCTCCTGGCTATTTTCGTAACGAGTACCAGCGCGGAATCGAATACGCTGTTCAATTTTCAAAACGTAAACCCCATCTACACCACCGTACTGCCCGGATCAAGCGCGCAGGGACAGCAGCCACTGGGCTACCTGGTCGACGATACGGGATACGTGACCATGCCACTGATCGGTCGGGTACAGGTTGATGGCTTATCGATCAAGGAAGCGAGTGCGCTGCTGACGAAAAAAGCGGGTGAATTTCTGCGCGACCCCGTCGTAACGATCCGCCAGCTGAACCACCGCATTACCGTGCTGGGCGAAGTAAACCGGCCGGGTGTGTTTAACCTGCCAAACAACGAAACGACCTTACCCGAATTAATGGGTATGGCCGGTGACCTGACAATTTTTGGTCGGCGCGACAATGTCATGCTGCTTCGGGTGAACAACGGAAAACGGGAAGTAATCCGGCTCGATCTAACCGATCGTCGTATCCTGAATTCGCCTTATTTCTTCGTTCAGAACAATGACGTTCTGTATGTAGAAGCCCGTAAAGGCCGCCTGACGGCTTCAGATCGCACGGTTCAGCTGTTGCCCGTCTACGTCGGCGTAGCCACAGCCCTGTTTTTCCTGATCAACCTCCTCCGGTAGAATCGAAGTCGATTCTGCCCGTTTAGAGCCACACGAAATATATGATCGATTCAGCCTATTCAGAAGTTAAAAAGCCCGTGAACATGCGCGCGTTTTTAGCTAAGTACACCCGAAACTGGTACTGGTTTGCGCTGGCGATAGTCGTATCGCTGGCAGGTGCTTATTTCTACCTGCGCTACACGCCCCCGGTCTACCAGGTGAGTTCAGTGCTGCTGATTCAGAAGGAATCGAAAGACCCGACGGATGCTGAAATTATTGCCACCCAGAAAGGGCCAGCGTCGGAGAAGATTATCGAAAACGAAATCGAGGTAATCAAGTCCAGAAACCTGATCCGCCGGGTCGTCGACGAGCTGAACCTGTCGGTGGCTTACTTTCAGCCGGGAGCGGTGCGGAAGCAGGAAGAAGTCTATACAAAGTCGCCCATCGCCGTTGTTATTCAGGATTCGCTCGCGCCGGAAGCCTACACCACACCGCTACAGATTCAGGTGCTGAACCGCAACCAGTTTGAGCTTCAGGAAGGCGAAGGCAGCCCAGCCGCCCGGTATTCGTTCGACCAGCCGGTGAAGCGTTCGTTCGGCACGTTCCGGGTTCGGCTCACCAACCCAACCGGTAGCCTCGACACGCGGCCCGTTGCTGTCACGTTTTCTGACCCGGAGGAAGTAGCTCAGTCCATTCAGACGTCGCTGAAGGCGGAGCTGGTCAACCAAAAAGGAACCACCCTGAAGCTGAGCATGGAAACCACGCTGCCCGACCGGGGAAAAGCGATTCTGGGCAGGCTGATGAACGATTATGCTCTTTCGCTGGCCAACGATCGGAGTCAGGAAGTAAACAGCGCACTGGCGCTGATCGACGAGCGGCTCCGGCTTATCACGGGTGAGCTGAACAGCGTCGAGAAAAACGTTGAATCGTACAAGTCAGGACAGGGTATCACGGATTTGAGCACCGAGGGCAATCTGGTTTTTGAGGCCGCCAAGGCCAACGACGCCAAGATGAATGACATTCAGTTTCAGGTTCAAACCCTCGATGGCGTCGAAAAATACCTAAAGAGCAATGGTAGCGGAGTAGCTCCGGCCGTTGCTTCGATCAATGACCCGATGCTGACCGGCCTGCTGACCAAACTCGGCGACTTGCAGGGTGAGCAGGAAAAATACAACCGCACGACGCAGCCGGGCAACCCCTTCCGCCAGACGGTTGAAGCACAGGTGCAGAACACCCGGAAAGCTATCGACGAGTACGTGGTCAACGAACGGCAGAACCTACAGGTGATGCAAAACAACCTGAAAGCCCGCAGCAACCAGCTGACTTCGTCGCTCCGTACGATTCCACGCAAGGAGCGGGAGTTTCTGACCATCAAGCGGCAGCAGGCAATCAAGGAAAATCTGTATCTCCTGCTGTTGCAGAAGCGTGAGGAAGCCACGATTGCCCATGCGTCGAAATCGCAGGACAGCCGGGTGATGGACAAACCCTACGCGTCGCCACGCCCGGTGAAGCCCAGCACCAGCGGGGTGTATCTGCTGGCTTTGTTTGCGGGTCTGCTAATCCCGGCCGGGTTCATTGAAGCCCGCAGTGCAGCGAGTGACAAAGTAAAGTCGAAGCGGGATATTGAAACGGAAGCCAAAGTACCCGTGTTCGCCGAGATCGTTCGGAAACCAAAAGGGCAGCGTACCAACCTCGTTGACCTGTCGACCCCTTCGATTATCGCCGAGCAGTTCCGGATGCTGCGCGCCAACCTACAGTACGCGGCCGGACCCGGTCAGTCGTCAGCAGGACGGGTAATTCTGGTCACGTCGTCGGTAAGTGGTGAGGGCAAAAGCTTTATCAGCGTCAACCTGGCACTCAGCCTGGCTACGCTGAATAAGAAGGTAGTTGTGCTGGAACTGGATCTGCGGAAGCCCCAGATCGCTCAGTACCTCGGCATGGACTGGACGAAGTCAGGGCTGTCGGATTTCCTGACGGGTCAACCAATGGCCGATTCGCTGGTGCGCCAGTCTGTCGTTAATCCAAACCTGTACGTGATCCCCAGCGGCCCTATCCCGGCCAACCCAACCGAACTGCTGTCGAACGGGCGTATCGACTCGCTGATCGCCAGCCTGCGTCAGGAGTACGACTTCATCATCATGGACACGCCACCGGTGAGTATGCTGGCTGATGCCAGTCTGCTGAGTGAGTACGCCGATACGACGTTCTACGTGGTTCGCCACGAGTACACCCCCCGCAACTACATGCGCCTGCTGTCTGACCTCCACGACAGTCAGCGTTTCCCGTCGCTGAACGTCATCGTCAACGCCGTCAATTACCCCAACGGCGAAGATTTTGGCTACGGCTACGCCTACGCCAGCAGCAAAGCCTACTGATCACCAGTTGGCCGCAGAGTCGGTCAAGTTACTCCCCCCGTACACAAGACTAGTACTCACGTATGAAAGAGACGATTTCCCGGTTACGTACGAATCCAGCTTATGCCCGGCTGATGGGTATGGCCCGGCTGGCGTCGGTAACGGGACTGGCGCAGATATCTGTACAGGCCATCAGCTTCTTCAGCGGCATCCTGGTCATACGGATGCTGTCGACGCAGGAGTATGCCATGTACACGCTGACCAACACGATGCTCGGAACGATGCTTCTGCTGGCCGACGGCGGTATCTCTACGGGAGTTATGGCGCAGGGTGGCCGGGTCTGGCAGGACCGCGCCCGGCTGGGTTCCGTGCTGGCAACGGGTATGGAGCTGCGCCGGAAATTTGCGGTCGGTAGCCTGCTGCTCGCCCTGCCGGTGCTGATCTACCTGCTGCGGCACCACGAGGCCAGCTGGCTCACAGCCGTATTACTGGTACTGGCACTGGTGCCTGCCTTTTTCACCTCACTGTCGGGTGCGTTGCTGGAAATCGTTCCGAAACTGCGGCAGGAGATTATCCCCATGCAGCGCATTCAGGTCGGCACCTACCTGGGCCGGCTCGCCCTGTTGCTGGTCAGTATCTTTGTTTTTCCGTTTGCCGGTATAGCCGTGCTGGCCGCTGGTTTGCCCCAGATATGGGCCAATCAACGCTTGAAAGTACTTTCCGACCAGTTTGCCGACACCAGTCAGGCCCCGACCCGACGGTACGACGCGAGATTCTGAGTAAAGTGAAGCGGCTGTTGCCCGACGCCCTGTACTACTGCATCTGGTGTCAGTTTGCCGTCTGGCTCGTCTCCATTTACGGTTCTACGGCGGCCGTAGCGCAGCTGGGCGCACTGGGGCGACTGGCAATTACGCTGACCCTGCTGACGACGCTGTTTGCCACGCTGATTCTGCCACGCTTTGCCCGGCAACCCGACAACCGGCAGAATCTGTTTAAAATGTTTATTCGGCTGGAGGCCATGCTGCTGCTGGTTTCAGCCGGTGTTGTGGGACTGACGTTCCTGTTTGCCGATCCGATTCTGTGGGTGCTGGGCCGCGATTACAGCGGTCTAAACACCGAACTGGTACTGATGATGACGGGCAAGTGCCTGGGCTTCGTAGCCTCCTCGCTGTTTCTGCTCTGCACCAGCAAAGGTTGGGTGATCAACCCGGTCGTGTCTATCTCGATCAGCATATTGTCGGTTGCGGCTGGCGTATGGCTGCTCGACATCAGCACCCTGCGCGGCATTTTTATGCTCGACATCGTTACGACGGTTGTTCAACTGGTGATGCATACCACGTATGCGCTCTATTCGATCAACAAAGTCAAAGAAGCTCAGCCCGAACCGGAGTCGGCAAGTCTGGCCGCTTACTAATCCAACAGTTACCGAACATGGCTAGTCCGAAAAAGAACTTACTGATTATTGGCTCATCGCAGGGCGTCTACGGCGGTATCGAAGCGTACATGATTGCGCTGGCCGAAGCCGCATCGGCCTGGCCGGAATACGAAGTAAAACTTTGCTTCAAAATCGTGCAGGGCATGGAAACGGTTGATAATCTGATCAATTCGGCCCGCGCGGCCTGCCCCGACGTGCACTTTGTCCGCCGGGGTAGTCGGCAGTTGTTGTCGCTGATTCGCTGGGCCGACGTGCTGCACGTGCAGAATATGCCGCCCGATATCGTGTTTCCCGCCCGGCTGCTGGGCAAGAAAATATTCCTGACGGTTCATAACCGCCGACTCCCCGAGAGCAACCTGCACAACCTGATCTGGCGCTTTTCGATACAAACGGCCGATCAGCGCTGGTATAACTCCAACTTCGTCTGGAATACGTGGGAGCAAGACAACAAAGCCGCTAACAGCAGCTGCGTACCAACCGTCTGCCGTCTGCCAACAGGCTGGTGCCCCCCGGCCGACCGGAAAGGATTTTTGTTCGTTGGCCGCTGGATCGGCAACAAAGGCATCGAAGAGCTTTTGAAAGCCTACGCACAGAATCAGTTCAACCCCGACGAGTGGCCACTGACGATTCTGGGTGATGGGCCGCTGAAGCCAACCGTGCTGGGGCTTATCGATGAACTGAAGCTAACGGGCGTACGGATGCCGGGCTTCGTCAACGACAACCAGAAAGAGCAGTACATGGCTTCCTCGCGGTGGCTGCTGGCTCCCGCCCGCACGCAGGAAGACCTGGGGCTTACCCCATCGAAGCCCGCAGCGTGGGCGTACCGGCCATTGTCACCCGCGACGGGGGGCTACCCGAAGCCGGTGGACAGGAAGCCCTGATCGCCGAACCGGGCGACGTGGCCGATCTGGCCCGCTGCATGAAGCAGGCCACGCAGATGAGCGACGATGAGTACGCCCGGCGCGCCCTCACCGGCCAGAAAACGCTGAGCAGCTTTCTGAAACCAATGAGTTTCTACCGGAACGCATACGCGGGCAAGCAGCTCGCCTGAGTTCATTACGCCGATACGCTCAACCACACCAACTATGAAAAACTCTACCCGCACGTTAATCGTCATTGCCCCACTGCACCACCCAATGTCTGCGGTGTAAGCGACTACGCCTACCTGACAGCCCAACAGCTACGGGCTCATTACCAGTCGGCATGGCTGGGCGTTAGTCGGGTTCCGTTAAAATCATCGACCGAATTGCTGGACATTCCCGTCGGCAACTGGGCAGATCTACTGATAACCAACGGCACCGCCCCAACGGATTTACTGCTGCATTTTACCCCGGCCAGTTACGCCCGCACGGGCTTACCGATCCGGCTGGTACGGGCCGTCCGCCGTTTCCGAAAATCGAATCCGCTGAATCGGCTGTTTATTCTTGTTCACGAAGCCTGGAGCGACGAACTGGCCATCCGGCCCCACCACCTCGCCCGCAACCGGATGGCCCGATGGTCGGCGGGGCGCATGGGTCAGCTGGCCGATGGTGTAACGGTGATGACCATCGGTCAACAGACGCAGCTTACCCAGCTGCTTGGTGGTCGGCTCGTCGTTAAGATGGGTACGGTGGGCGCCAACGTTCTCCCCTCCGAACCCGAGCAGGGTTTCCTGAGCCAGCGCCAGCCGGGTGTATGGGCTACGTTTGGCATGGCCCACACACGGCTTTGGGCCATGCAGGCTCACAAGGAACTGCTGCAATCACTGTTCGAGCGGGGGCATCTCACAAGTCTGCTGGCCATCGGCCCCGTCGACAATACCTACGCCGATCAGGAAGCGGCCTTTGCCCAACAGGCATTTGGGCCCGGCAAACTGGTTCAGCTGGGCGCGCTCAGCCCTGGCGATGTCTCGAAGCACCTGCTCAGCGTGGAAGCCGCCGTCATCCGGCAGGATGCCGACAGCCTGCCCAAATCGGGGAGTTTTGCGTCGCTGGCGAGCCACGGCGTACCCGTTATCTGCGATGCACCCGACGGACTTGTTCAGCCACCACACGGCGGCTTCTTCCTCCCTCGCGAAGTGATGGCTGATCCGGCACTGCTCCTGAACGACGAGGGCGTTGTTCGCCGACGGCTGCTGCACGACTGGTTCTGGTCGACCCGCAGCTGGCAGACCATCGGCCGCGACATGCACACGTGGATGGCCGGCGCAGACAACCAGCAATCGGCTGCCAACCAGCTTGTTGCCCAATTATACTAATAACGAATCAGAAACTATGTTCACGGTCTCGATAGTTATTCCAACCTACAATCGCCCGGCGCTGCTGGCAGAAGCCATTCGCTCCTGCTTGGATCAGACTTATCCGCCCAGCGAACTGATTGTTGGCGACGACTCGCCCGGCGACGAAAGCCGCCAGGTGGTAGAAGCCATGCAGGTAACTACGTCTATACCCATCCGGCATATTCACAATAAACCGTCGTTGCGGCAGGTAGCCAACGTCAACCGCCTGTTCGACGCAGCTACGGGCGACAAAACAATGCTGCTGCACGACGATGATCTGCTGCTACCGGAAGCCCTCGAAACGCTCGTCAATGTATTTCGGAAGCACGATAAGGTAGCGGTTGCGTTTGGTAAGCAGTACCTG is part of the Spirosoma rhododendri genome and encodes:
- a CDS encoding sugar transferase, which translates into the protein MLSGQAAVNRRFKVRYSSVPRTSTLSWQESEDFLPVTKSDLYSSAGKRLVDILISSLVILFVLSWVIPIISLFILFDSRGPIFFIQPRTGRRGITFPCFKFRTMQHQPAAQRQREFKQTVQNDKRVTRTGRFLRRTNLDELPQFINVLLGDMSIVGPRPHAVQHDAFYWESREYRSRYSIKPGITGLAQIRGSRGETEQDQKMFHRVKYDLFYASRKSLKLDTAIFFWTIGTMVKGDKNAW
- a CDS encoding polysaccharide biosynthesis protein; translation: MKRLLPDALYYCIWCQFAVWLVSIYGSTAAVAQLGALGRLAITLTLLTTLFATLILPRFARQPDNRQNLFKMFIRLEAMLLLVSAGVVGLTFLFADPILWVLGRDYSGLNTELVLMMTGKCLGFVASSLFLLCTSKGWVINPVVSISISILSVAAGVWLLDISTLRGIFMLDIVTTVVQLVMHTTYALYSINKVKEAQPEPESASLAAY
- a CDS encoding polysaccharide biosynthesis protein, with the translated sequence MKETISRLRTNPAYARLMGMARLASVTGLAQISVQAISFFSGILVIRMLSTQEYAMYTLTNTMLGTMLLLADGGISTGVMAQGGRVWQDRARLGSVLATGMELRRKFAVGSLLLALPVLIYLLRHHEASWLTAVLLVLALVPAFFTSLSGALLEIVPKLRQEIIPMQRIQVGTYLGRLALLLVSIFVFPFAGIAVLAAGLPQIWANQRLKVLSDQFADTSQAPTRRYDARF
- a CDS encoding polysaccharide biosynthesis/export family protein; the encoded protein is MYKSTLFLLLIAVASSCVSPRSVTYFQGSKAVDSAKVSQLLPITPPKVTIQTGDLLAIFVTSTSAESNTLFNFQNVNPIYTTVLPGSSAQGQQPLGYLVDDTGYVTMPLIGRVQVDGLSIKEASALLTKKAGEFLRDPVVTIRQLNHRITVLGEVNRPGVFNLPNNETTLPELMGMAGDLTIFGRRDNVMLLRVNNGKREVIRLDLTDRRILNSPYFFVQNNDVLYVEARKGRLTASDRTVQLLPVYVGVATALFFLINLLR
- a CDS encoding GumC family protein; this encodes MRAFLAKYTRNWYWFALAIVVSLAGAYFYLRYTPPVYQVSSVLLIQKESKDPTDAEIIATQKGPASEKIIENEIEVIKSRNLIRRVVDELNLSVAYFQPGAVRKQEEVYTKSPIAVVIQDSLAPEAYTTPLQIQVLNRNQFELQEGEGSPAARYSFDQPVKRSFGTFRVRLTNPTGSLDTRPVAVTFSDPEEVAQSIQTSLKAELVNQKGTTLKLSMETTLPDRGKAILGRLMNDYALSLANDRSQEVNSALALIDERLRLITGELNSVEKNVESYKSGQGITDLSTEGNLVFEAAKANDAKMNDIQFQVQTLDGVEKYLKSNGSGVAPAVASINDPMLTGLLTKLGDLQGEQEKYNRTTQPGNPFRQTVEAQVQNTRKAIDEYVVNERQNLQVMQNNLKARSNQLTSSLRTIPRKEREFLTIKRQQAIKENLYLLLLQKREEATIAHASKSQDSRVMDKPYASPRPVKPSTSGVYLLALFAGLLIPAGFIEARSAASDKVKSKRDIETEAKVPVFAEIVRKPKGQRTNLVDLSTPSIIAEQFRMLRANLQYAAGPGQSSAGRVILVTSSVSGEGKSFISVNLALSLATLNKKVVVLELDLRKPQIAQYLGMDWTKSGLSDFLTGQPMADSLVRQSVVNPNLYVIPSGPIPANPTELLSNGRIDSLIASLRQEYDFIIMDTPPVSMLADASLLSEYADTTFYVVRHEYTPRNYMRLLSDLHDSQRFPSLNVIVNAVNYPNGEDFGYGYAYASSKAY
- the treY gene encoding malto-oligosyltrehalose synthase, translating into MTLSQGCFGMHNLINTYRIQLHADFTFAHLEAILPYLRALGVKTIYASPITEATPGSEHGYDGIDPVRIAPDLGTRADLERICQWLHDNDMQWLQDIVPNHMAFHPGNAWLTDVLEKGPLSRYAPYFDTALASDLFAGRIRVPFLTETPEQLIDQHKLTLISCDGRFAISVNDTTYPLTPRSYATVLAGSDAPDAIQQLLSQLTDLHRTEDAVAYAIAWDEWREQLAGLTSNAVTNAYIEQRLHQTNAAPEQLRSILDGQQYQLCLANDANQHINYRRFFTVSDLICLMMQNDTVFDDYHRLIFDLLKTGVIDGLRVDHVDGLFAPTAYLNKLRQAVGEDTYIVVEKILQADESLPDEWPVAGTTGYEFLAATNNLLTDERQESAFQQFYAEQTGDTTSLTDQTYGRKAYLLYQQMGGELENLTNYYHTLGLMSEAESAELPAGSLKLTIGEWLIRFPVYRYFGTQFPLKDAEADAHQTIFAQIHDARPGLSRTVDQLAETLLGHSGAADTERRQRIALFYQRCMQYAGPLMAKGVEDTLFYTNSCFIGHNEVGDSVERFGLSADGFHRFIQQRQQHWPLTMSTTATHDTKRGEDVRARLAVLPDVADEWFAAVRSWQELNATAKTDDAPNFIDEYLIYQSLLGSYPMPGTEDDFADRMQAFMEKALSEAKRHTDDAYQQVTTSFTEQLLDKNRPFWSSFESFYHSIIDFGIVNSLVQSTLKYTTPGVPDLYQGNEGWDLSMVDPDNRRPVPYEKLQRDLQTLLDRPDNTSDTCWRDLWADRYSGRVKQWLTHQLLQHRQQHPALFSTGAYTPVVVQGRYAANVLAFLRTQGNTRLLVVVPLNVARLCREQQVYLPALDWADTTVLLPETLSVQWTSCLTDAVFSAADRYTAGSLFAAFPIACLLNSSDRQTES